From one Dermacentor andersoni chromosome 1, qqDerAnde1_hic_scaffold, whole genome shotgun sequence genomic stretch:
- the LOC126545672 gene encoding CCAAT/enhancer-binding protein gamma-like, with protein MQCKRDPEWWEALMAPRKQTSGNSSDSSSSMGRGKRSALLDKDSEEYRIHRARNNLAVKKSRTKSKQRAQETQQKVAQLRAENEALVAKIKILNKELSFLKDLFLAHAGATGGSRGGNCTGLEGVDLSFLNEDDNPESKGIVSKNVGS; from the coding sequence ATGCAATGTAAGAGAGACCCCGAGTGGTGGGAAGCATTGATGGCACCACGCAAGCAAACTAGTGGCAAcagcagtgacagcagcagcagcatgggtCGAGGCAAGCGTTCAGCGCTTTTGGACAAGGACAGCGAGGAGTACCGCATCCATCGGGCACGTAATAACCTGGCTGTCAAGAAGTCTCGTACCAAGTCCAAGCAGCGTGCTCAGGAGACGCAGCAAAAGGTTGCTCAGCTGAGGGCTGAGAATGAAGCGCTTGTGGCCAAAATCAAGATCCTCAACAAGGAGCTAAGCTTTCTAAAGGACCTTTTCTTGGCTCATGCTGGGGCCACAGGTGGTAGTCGTGGTGGTAACTGTACAGGCCTTGAGGGTGTTGACCTAAGCTTCCTTAATGAGGATGACAACCCAGAAAGCAAAGGAATTGTCTCCAAGAATGTGGGCTCCTAG